One segment of Panicum virgatum strain AP13 chromosome 3K, P.virgatum_v5, whole genome shotgun sequence DNA contains the following:
- the LOC120698809 gene encoding putative leucine-rich repeat receptor-like serine/threonine-protein kinase At2g14440 has translation MPPPQRPHLAAAAAALLFLLLLPVHLALAAAPGFRGFSYLLNCGAASPTTDGRGLRWEPDGPYVSAGTPGAPALPGPGGLLDPTLATLRAFPRRPGAKFCYELPVDKNRRYLLRPTFFYGALSAASSTPPVFDLIVDGTLWTAVNTTDDALAGAASSYEGVFPASGRNTSFCLGVNPDYTDAGPFISALQVIQLDDSVYNATDFRTSAMGLIARTKFGSTGDIERYPHDSFDRYWLPFPDSKHAVSSTQNVTSADFWNLPPPNVFNTAFVAEQDAPLVLQWPPMPLQNDSYYVALYFADTLSESSRTFDVYINDYLFLKGLNVTSAGLSVFATQWILSGLTRVILKPASPSALPPLINAGEVFGLFPIGRLTHPRDVLALESIKKHLQNIPEDWNGDPCMPLGYSWTGVTCDKGSRIRVISLNFSSMGLSGSLPPEIANLTALTDISFANNSLLGRIPDLSNLSKLERLHLQENKLFGLVPGTLGTIKTLRQLFLYNNSLSGPVPDNLLNKQGLTYRFLPGNLFAPQPPH, from the exons ATGCCGCCTCCCCAGCgcccccacctcgccgccgccgccgccgccctcctcttcctgctcctcctccccgtccacctcgccctcgccgccgcgccggggttCCGCGGCTTCTCCTACCTCCTCAACTGCGGCGCCGCGTCCCCCACCACCGACGGCCGCGGCCTCCGCTGGGAGCCCGACGGGCCCTACGTCTCCGCCGGCACTCCCGGAGCGCCCGCGCTCCCGGgcccgggcggcctcctcgacccCACGCTCGCCACGCTCCGCGCCTTCCCGCGCCGCCCCGGGGCCAAGTTCTGCTACGAGCTCCCCGTCGACAAAAACCGCCGCTACCTGCTCCGCCCCACCTTCTTCTACGGCGcgctctccgccgcctcctccacgccgccggtcTTCGATCTGATCGTGGACGGGACACTCTGGACCGCCGTCAACACCACCGACGACGCGCTGGCCGGCGCCGCGTCGTCCTACGAGGGCGTGTTCCCCGCGAGCGGCAGGAACACGAGCTTCTGCCTCGGGGTGAACCCGGACTACACCGACGCTGGCCCGTTCATCTCCGCGCTGCAGGTGATCCAGCTCGACGACTCCGTGTACAACGCCACGGATTTCAGGACCAGCGCCATGGGCCTCATAGCTCGCACCAAATTTGGCTCCACCGGCGATATCGAGAG GTACCCTCATGACAGTTTTGATCGCTACTGGCTGCCATTCCCAGACAGCAAACATGCAGTTAGTAGCACCCAAAATGTTACATCAGCTGATTTCTGGAATCTTCCCCCTCCCAATGTGTTTAACACAGCTTTCGTTGCGGAACAAGATGCGCCCCTTGTGTTACAATGGCCTCCAATGCCTCTCCAGAATGATAGCTATTATGTTGCCCTCTACTTTGCAGATACATTATCTGAGAGTTCAAGGACCTTTGATGTATATATAAATGATTACCTGTTTCTCAAAGGTCTAAATGTCACATCAGCTGGTCTCTCTGTATTTGCAACACAATGGATTCTCTCAGGCTTGACCAGAGTTATATTGAAACCTGCTTCTCCTTCTGCTCTTCCCCCGCTTATCAATGCTGGCGAGGTCTTTGGGCTTTTTCCCATAGGAAGATTGACACATCCACGAGATG TACTTGCCCTGGAGAGTATaaagaaacaccttcaaaaCATACCTGAAGATTGGAATGGAGATCCATGTATGCCTTTGGGATATTCTTGGACTGGAGTTACATGCGACAAAGGATCAAGAATACGTGTGATCTCTTT GAACTTCTCCAGTATGGGCCTCTCTGGGTCTCTTCCACCTGAAATTGCGAACCTGACTGCGTTGACTGATAT ATCTTTCGCAAACAACAGCCTACTTGGACGTATTCCAGATCTTAGCAACCTAAGCAAGCTTGAACGGCT GCACCTGCAAGAAAACAAGCTATTTGGATTAGTACCAGGGACTCTGGGGACAATCAAGACATTGCGCCAACT ATTTTTGTACAACAATTCTTTATCTGGACCAGTTCCAGATAACTTACTGAACAAGCAAGGACTGACTTACAG ATTTCTCCCTGGTAATCTCTTCGCCCCACAACCACCACACTGA
- the LOC120701375 gene encoding SKP1-like protein 14 translates to MSSAEPESPAAVTMGTTSEEEEEKVVLRCCDGEEFAVAVSVARKYGTISNMIDDGCVEGGVPLPNVKAPAMSMVLECLNREHGAAAEEAKRAFEKAFFEKMAKEALFEVTLAANYLHAEELLDAAMQCAAGRIRGKTVPELREYFGIENDFTPEEEEIRKENPWAFD, encoded by the coding sequence ATGTCATCGGCCGAGCCGGAGAGCCCCGCCGCCGTGACGATGGGCACCacgtcggaggaggaagaagagaaggtcGTGCTGCGCTGCTGCGACGGGGAGGAGTTCGCGGTGGCGGTGTCCGTCGCGAGGAAGTACGGGACGATCAGCAACATGATCGACGACGGCTGCGTGGAGGGCGGCGTCCCGCTGCCGAACGTCAAGGCCCCGGCCATGTCCATGGTGCTCGAGTGCCTCAACAGGGAGCatggcgccgcggcggaggaggccaaGAGGGCGTTCGAGAAGGCCTTCTTCGAGAAGATGGCGAAGGAGGCGCTGTTCGAGGTGACCCTGGCGGCCAACTACCTCCACGCGGAGGAGCTGCTGGACGCGGCGATGCAGTGCGCCGCCGGCAGGATCAGGGGGAAGACGGTGCCGGAGCTCCGGGAGTACTTCGGCATCGAGAACGACTTcacgccggaggaggaagagatcagGAAGGAGAACCCCTGGGCGTTCGACTGA
- the LOC120698812 gene encoding SNF2 domain-containing protein CLASSY 4-like, with product MMVPAGAVAMRTRSRRRAMEAAVAAPEEPRAKRRRKGASSDVAEASGGRGSKDAGASGSTPRDRRRGRDRSRRPSKPASTARARKRRGKESESEAETEVEAPARGERVKVSRGNESDDDGGRRDDASDGGNGEARTGSANAKKGNRDRRRATGVDEIPEPRVAREVTALDLNRRKDEVVSGDAEEVEGDADKVVGRVDGSIIDENTRDSGNREQASIVNVVYEMAPFEGDYDDEMLEEQLVGDVIRAYSNGGDLDADLVDWEEEDEMEFDDDEQQLAGDIIHAYSNCGDLDADGVDWEAEDEMEFDDDADDGDFMDDANEGGMTEPIQDHDKMEMQDLVNHDVVLSEGRCQDAEEAKAEEAGIKDEVEPKSEAAPGSTQQGSHVEIVDSDDEEVKLLENVSSAPSRKASVQAKLPTIPSCVAWRTRSSWGMIQDRLSYNPYFEALSDEPKEEEEDTEVELDEEDNNDDDCSETSDEDEEEDEEEKEEEEDEEEKEEEEEEAERRKLKSRIYTSNEDMIDSTVPISRHKNTTVLTSRYGGTTVPTSRYGDTTVPTSRYDIEWEEDEDASVDISQPISIKKGTRWNLAAVGNDTFTEQQKQSRFTWELERRKKVKLEMKTHPLYERDLDSDSSSSGPDQIKRYGFKDGDHKVGRKKKHPLSKSGKKSGHATMLKRQSLLKLLIDKMSGDKNEETLPFDQNPQLQFTFKEMHPLVFSFGDEDLVPADKPEQDGAMDMLWADFDFALESENIGTYYDDEGQDEGNQLDFALAPVTPCSRGKHEFIIDDQIGIRCRYCSLVNLEIKFMFPSLVSGFAEKSAWPNAKGVKNALMFHDLYEEADSGTEHTQDFHLYGTVWDLIPGVISTMYEHQREAFEFMWTNLVGDIRLDELKHGARPDVVGGCVICHAPGTGKTRLAIVFIQTYMKVFPDCRPVIIAPRGMLFAWDEEFKKWNIDIPFHIMNTADYTGKEDRDICKLIKKEHRTEKLTRLVKLLSWNKGHGILGISYGLYTKLTSEKPGCTEENKVRSILLENPGLLVLDEGHTPRNHRSVMWKTLGNVKTEKRIILSGTPFQNNFLELYNILCLVRPRFGEMFLTKARLGRRHYVSKKQKDKFSDKYEKGVWASLTSNVTDDNAEKVRSILKPFVHIHNGNILRTLPGLRESVIILKPLPLQKSIIRKVENIGSGNNFEHEYVISLASTHPSLVTAINMSEEEASLIDKPMLQRLRSNPYEGVKTRFVIEVVRLCEALKEKVLIFSQYIQPLELIKEHLRKFFKWREGKEILQMDGKILPRYRQASIEAFNNPKNDSRVLLASTKACCEGISLTGASRVVLLDVVWNPAVGRQAISRAFRIGQKKFVYTYNLITYGTGEGDKYDRQAEKDHLSKLVFSTEDEFSNVRNMLSKAEMEHCSKLISEDKVLEEMTSHDQLKGMFLKIHYPPTESNLVYTYNQIAPA from the exons atgaTGGTGCCGGCCGGGGCGGTGGCGATGCGGACGCGATCGCGGAGGCGGGCGATGGaggctgcggtggcggcgccggaggagccCAGGGCGAagcggaggaggaagggagcgAGCTCGGATGTCGCGGAGGCGTCCGGTGGCCGGGGCAGCAAGGATGCCGGGGCCTCGGGGTCGACGCCGAGAGataggcggcgcgggcgcgaccGCTCGCGGCGACCGTCGAAGCCAGCGAGCACGGCCCGCGCGCGGAAGCGCAGGGGCAAGGAGTCGGAGTCGGAGGCGGAAACAGAGGTGGAGGCGCCAGCCCGTGGAGAACGGGTGAAGGTGTCACGTGGCAATGAAAGTGATGACGACGGCGGGCGACGCGATGACGCTTCTGATGGCGGGAATGGGGAGGCTCGCACGGGAAGCGCCAATGCTAAAAAGGGCAACAGGGATCGTCGCAGAGCCACTGGTGTGGACGAGATTCCGGAGCCTCGCGTAGCCCGGGAGGTCACTGCTTTGGATTTGAATCGTCGCAAGGACGAGGTGGTCTCGGGAGATGCAGAGGAAGTGGAAGGTGATGCTGATAAGGTAGTTGGGCGAGTTGATGGCTCTATTATCGACGAGAACACGAGAGATTCTGGGAACAGAGAGCAGGCATCGATTGTGAATGTGGTGTATGAGATGGCACCCTTTGAAGGTGACTATGACGACGAGATGTTGGAGGAACAGCTTGTTGGAGATGTAATCCGGGCTTACAGCAACGGTGGAGACTTGGATGCAGATTTAGTGGATTGGGAGGAAGAGGATGAGATGGAGTTCGATGATGATGAGCAGCAGCTTGCTGGAGATATAATCCATGCTTACAGCAATTGTGGAGATTTGGATGCagatggagtggattgggaaGCAGAGGATGAGATGGAGTTTGATgatgatgcagatgatggcGATTTTATGGATGATGCTAATGAAGGTGGCATGACAGAACCAATACAAGACCATGATAAGATGGAAATGCAAGACTTGGTGAACCATGATGTTGTTTTGAGTGAAGGGAGGTGTCAGGATGCAGAGGAGGCAAAGGCGGAGGAAGCAGGTATCAAGGATGAGGTGGAACCAAAGAGTGAAGCAGCTCCAGGTTCTACTCAACAGGGCTCGCATGTAGAAATTGTAGACTCTGATGACGAAGAAGTCAAGTTGCTTGAAAATGTGAGTAGTGCCCCCTCCAGGAAGGCATCAGTCCAAGCCAAGTTACCAACAATTCCATCTTGTGTTGCATGGAGAACTCGATCTTCATGGGGGATGATTCAGGATAGGCTATCATACAATCCATATTTTGAGGCATTGTCTGATGAGCcaaaagaggaggaggaggacacaGAAGTTGAACTTGATGAAGAGGACAACAATGATGATGACTGTAGTGAAACTtctgatgaagatgaagaagaggatgaggaagaaaaggaagaggaagaggatgaggaagaaaaggaagaggaagaggaagaggctgaGAGGAGGAAACTCAAGAGCAGGATTTATACATCCAATGAAGACATGATTGATAGTACTGTTCCTATCTCAAGACATAAGAATACTACTGTTCTTACCTCAAGATATGGGGGTACTACTGTTCCCACCTCAAGATATGGGGATACTACTGTTCCTACCTCAAGATATGATATTGAGTGGGAGGAGGATGAAGATGCAAGTGTCGATATTTCTCAGCCAATCTCCATTAAGAAAGGTACCAGATGGAACCTTGCGGCTGTGGGCAATGACACATTTACCGAGCAACAAAAGCAATCACGATTTACTTGGGAGCTTGAGAGGAGGAAAAAGGTTAAGCTTGAGATGAAGACACATCCTTTGTATGAGCGGGATTTGGACTCAGATTCGAGTTCGTCGGGTCCTGACCAGATCAAAAGGTATGGATTCAAGGATGGTGATCATAAAGTTGGGAGGAAAAAGAAACATCCATTGTCCAAATCAGGCAAGAAATCTGGCCATGCAACCATGCTGAAGAGACAGTCTCTTCTGAAGCTTTTGATAGATAAAATGAGCGGTGATAAAAATGAAGAAACTTTGCCATTTGATCAGAATCCTCAGCTCCAGTTTACTTTCAAGGAAATGCATCCGTTGGTATTCTCATTTGGAGATGAAGATTTGGTACCAGCTGACAAACCAGAGCAAGATGGTGCAATGGATATGTTGTGGGCTGACTTTGACTTTGCTTTAGAGTCAGAGAATATTGGCACTTATTATGATGACGAG GGTCAAGATGAGGGCAATCAACTAGATTTTGCTCTTGCACCAGTAACACCTTGTTCTCGAGGGAAGCATGAATTTATCATTGATGACCAAATTGGAATCAGATGCAGATATTGTTCCTTAGTAAATCTGGAAATCAAATTCATGTTCCCATCATTG GTGTCAGGTTTTGCCGAAAAATCTGCGTGGCCAAATGCCAAAGGTGTGAAGAATGCATTGATGTTTCATGACCTTTATGAAGAAGCAGACAGTGGCACCGAGCACACTCAAGATTTCCATCTATATGGAACAGTGTGGGATCTGATTCCAGGTGTCATTAGTACTATGTATGAGCATCAGCGTGAAGCATTTGAATTTATGTGGACGAATCTAGTTGGTGATATTAGGCTTGATGAGCTGAAGCATGGAGCAAGGCCTGATGTTGTTGGAGGATGTGTGATCTGTCATGCTCCAGGGACAGGGAAGACACGATTAGCAATTGTATTTATCCAGACATATATGAAAGTGTTTCCAGACTGCCGGCCAGTGATTATTGCACCTCGTGGGATGCTTTTTGCTTGGGATGAGGAATTTAAGAAATGGAATATTGATATTCCTTTTCATATAATGAATACAGCTGATTACACTGGAAAAGAGGACCGAGACATATGTAAGTTAATAAAGAAAGAACATCGGACAGAAAAGTTGACAAGACTTGTGAAACTGCTTTCATGGAACAAGGGGCATGGTATTCTTGGAATAAGTTATGGCCTTTATACGAAATTAACATCTGAAAAACCTGGTTGCACAGAAGAAAACAAAGTAAGAAGCATTCTTCTTGAAAATCCTGgcttgcttgttcttgatgaagGACACACACCTAGGAATCATCGTAGTGTCATGTGGAAGACACTAGGAAATGTTAAAACAGAGAAACGTATAATTCTATCTGGAACTCCGTTTCAGAACAATTTTCTTGAGCTTTACAACATTCTTTGTTTGGTAAGGCCCAGGTTTGGTGAAATGTTTCTAACTAAAGCAAGATTGGGTCGAAGGCACTATGTCTCAAAGAAGCAAAAAGATAAGTTTTCTGATAAATATGAAAAAGGAGTTTGGGCTTCACTAACTAGCAATGTAACTGATGACAATGCAGAGAAAGTAAGATCAATATTGAAACCATTTGTTCATATCCATAACGGTAACATTCTTCGAACTCTTCCAGGGCTCAGAGAGAGTGTGATTATTCTGAAACCACTTCCCCTTCAAAAGAGTATTATTAGAAAGGTGGAAAACATTGGTTCTGGCAACAACTTTGAACATGAATATGTCATTTCTTTAGCTTCTACACACCCTTCCCTTGTAACAGCCATTAACATGTCTGAGGAGGAAGCTTCACTTATTGATAAACCTATGCTTCAAAGATTGAGGTCAAATCCCTATGAAGGGGTAAAAACCAGATTTGTAATCGAAGTTGTTCGTTTGTGTGAGGCACTAAAAGAGAAGGTTTTGATTTTTAGCCAATATATTCAGCCACTAGAACTGATAAAAGAGCATCTTCGCAAGTTCTTTAAGTGGAGAGAAGGCAAGGAAATTCTTCAAATGGATGGAAAGATCCTTCCGAGATATCGCCAGGCTTCGATTGAAGCCTTTAATAATCCAAAAAATGACTCCAGGGTGTTACTTGCATCCACAAAAGCTTGCTGTGAAGGGATTAGCTTGACAGGAGCTTCAAGAGTTGTGCTTCTAGATGTTGTTTGGAACCCAGCTGTTGGAAGGCAAGCCATCAGCAGAGCGTTTAGGATAGGCCAGAAGAAATTTGTATATACATACAATTTGATAACTTATGGAACAGGTGAAGGTGACAAATATGACAGGCAAGCGGAAAAGGATCACTTGTCCAAGTTGGTCTTCTCTACAGAAGACGAGTTCAGTAATGTTAGGAACATGCTATCTAAAGCTGAAATGGAGCACTGTTCTAAGTTGATTTCAGAAGATAAGGTTTTGGAGGAGATGACTTCTCACGATCAACTTAAAGGAATGTTTTTGAAGATCCATTATCCACCAACCGAGTCAAACCTTGTTTATACTTACAATCAGATTGCTCCTGCGTAA
- the LOC120698811 gene encoding peroxisomal adenine nucleotide carrier 1-like produces the protein MAGDGVDWESLAEATSGAVGALVSTTVLYPLDTCKTKFQAELQTHQGTHKYRNLSDVFWEAIRKRQLLSLYQGLNTKNIQSFISSFFYFYGYSYFKRLYLEKSGAKSVGTTANLLVAAAAGACTVIVTQPLDTAASRMQTSAFGKSKGLRETLSEGTWMEAFDGLGISIILTCNPSIQYTVFDQLKQRIIQRQRRKNGGSADDNSRVALSAFSAFLLGAVSKSIATVLTYPLIRCKVMIQAADPDEDDESERPSKSRAPKTMLGALHAIWSKEGIPGFFKGLHAQILKTVLSSALLLMIKEKISKFTWVSLLALRRYLFVSQKRIKSA, from the exons ATGGCGGGGGACGGCGTGGACTGGGAGAGCCTGGCGGAGGCCACGTCGGGGGCGGTCGGCGCGCTCGTCAGCACCACCGTGCTCTACCCGCTCGACACCTGCAAGACCAAGTTCCAGGCCGAGCTCCAGACGCACCAGGGCACGCACAAGTACAG GAACCTTTCAGATGTCTTTTGGGAAGCAATCCGTAAAAGGCAACTTTTGTCCTTATATCAGGGCCTTAACACGAAGAACATTCAGTCTTTTATTTCGTCATTCTTTTACTTTTACGGGTATAGTTACTTTAAAAGACTTTACTTGGAGAAGAGTGGAGCAAAGTCTGTTGGAACAACAGCCAACTTGTTAGTTGCAGCTGCCGCTGGTGCTTGCACAGTTATCGTGACACAG CCACTAGATACAGCAGCTTCTAGGATGCAGACAAGTGCCTTTGGGAAGTCTAAAGGGCTGAGGGAAACTCTTTCAGAGGGTACTTGGATGGAAGCATTCGATGGCTTGGGCATTTCCATTATATTGACTTGCAATCCTTCTATTCAG TATACTGTATTTGATCAGCTCAAGCAAAGGATAATTCAGAGGCAGCGACGTAAAAATGGAGGATCAGCAGACGATAATTCCCGAGTTGCTCTGTCTGCTTTctcagcttttctccttggggcTGTCTCCAAAAGTATTGCTACAGTATTGACTTATCCATTAATCAG GTGCAAGGTGATGATTCAGGCTGCAGACCctgatgaggatgatgaatcTGAAAGACCAAGCAAATCAAGAGCACCCAAAACGATGCTAGGTGCCTTGCATGCTATCTGGAGCAAGGAAGGCATTCCAGGCTTCTTCAAAGGTCTACATGCTCAGATCCTGAAAACGGTGCTGAGCTCCGCATTGCTGCTGATGATAAAGGAGAAGATCTCAAAGTTCACCTGGGTCTCGCTGCTTGCCCTGCGCCGTTATCTTTTCGTTTCTCAGAAGAGGATCAAGTCTGCGTAA